The following are encoded in a window of Crocosphaera sp. UHCC 0190 genomic DNA:
- a CDS encoding TRAP transporter small permease subunit: protein MQKLLRIASIIDSINEWIGRLSYWLVLWMVLIGVWNVVGRYLGRFLGASLTSNGLIEMQWYLFDLVFLLGAAYTLKHDEHVRVDLLYKDWSVKRKALVNFIGVFIFLIPFCLMIIFYSWGTIINSWNSWEMSPDPGGLPRYPIKSMIIVSYILLIIQGLAEAIKNWAIFTEQLTPQEEHHDPSL from the coding sequence TTGCAAAAACTACTTCGTATTGCCAGCATTATCGACAGTATCAACGAATGGATAGGCCGACTCAGTTATTGGTTAGTATTATGGATGGTATTAATTGGGGTTTGGAATGTCGTTGGACGATATTTGGGCAGATTTCTTGGTGCAAGTTTAACCTCTAATGGATTAATTGAGATGCAATGGTATTTGTTTGATCTAGTTTTCCTTTTAGGGGCAGCTTATACTCTCAAACATGATGAACACGTTAGAGTTGATTTATTGTATAAAGATTGGTCGGTAAAACGCAAAGCATTAGTTAATTTTATTGGTGTTTTTATCTTTTTAATTCCCTTTTGTTTGATGATTATTTTTTATTCTTGGGGAACTATTATCAACTCTTGGAACAGTTGGGAAATGTCCCCTGATCCTGGCGGTTTGCCTCGTTATCCCATTAAATCTATGATTATTGTCAGTTATATTTTACTGATAATTCAAGGCCTTGCTGAAGCCATTAAAAATTGGGCTATTTTTACTGAACAATTAACCCCCCAGGAGGAACACCATGACCCTAGCTTATGA
- a CDS encoding DUF4168 domain-containing protein, protein MYKSILVGGVMTIVGLSVPTTVMAQFQVPLSSTVESSQASQPAVSPLELQQFVQVIKQFQKIEMQTQQQMAKAIGKEGLTPQRFVEINESQRNRNPQANVSSDELDKFKKAVVKVNEIMNASETKRQRTVETQGLELKRFLEIESTISQNKALQARVQQMLEN, encoded by the coding sequence ATGTATAAATCCATTTTAGTGGGAGGAGTGATGACTATTGTTGGGTTGTCAGTGCCAACAACCGTCATGGCTCAATTTCAAGTTCCCTTATCATCAACGGTAGAATCCTCCCAAGCTTCACAACCAGCAGTAAGTCCCTTAGAATTGCAACAATTTGTCCAAGTAATTAAGCAATTCCAAAAAATTGAGATGCAAACTCAACAACAAATGGCCAAAGCTATCGGTAAAGAAGGATTAACCCCCCAAAGATTTGTCGAAATTAATGAAAGTCAAAGAAATCGTAATCCCCAGGCGAATGTATCTTCTGATGAGTTAGACAAATTTAAAAAAGCTGTTGTTAAAGTTAACGAAATCATGAACGCATCGGAAACAAAGCGACAACGTACCGTAGAAACCCAAGGATTAGAGCTTAAGCGGTTTCTAGAAATAGAGTCCACGATTTCCCAAAATAAAGCCTTACAAGCGAGAGTACAGCAAATGTTAGAAAATTAA
- a CDS encoding fumarylacetoacetate hydrolase family protein, with translation MAQRYVRVKTTQGNIHYGSLNLNRSVAVFDAAPWEGGQPSGVVLKADTYDFLAPCAPSKIVAVGRNYRAHAAELGNTVPEEPLLFLKPPSTLIGEGQTIYYPVQSQRVDYEGELALIIGETTKDCSPQDARYKIWGYTIANDVTARDLQQKDSQWTRAKGFDSFCPLGPWVIRELSAGAKIQTFINNESEPRQSALVQDMVFSPQALVSYISHIMTLLPGDVVLTGTPEGVGPLQVGDIVRIEIEGIGSLENSIMAVVEPS, from the coding sequence ATGGCGCAACGCTACGTTCGAGTAAAAACAACTCAAGGAAACATTCATTACGGCTCCCTTAATCTTAACCGCAGTGTCGCGGTTTTTGATGCTGCTCCTTGGGAGGGAGGACAACCGAGTGGAGTGGTTTTAAAAGCAGATACCTACGATTTCTTAGCTCCTTGCGCTCCCTCTAAAATTGTTGCGGTGGGCAGAAATTATCGGGCCCATGCTGCTGAGTTAGGTAATACTGTCCCAGAGGAACCATTATTATTTCTGAAACCCCCTTCCACTCTTATCGGGGAAGGACAAACCATTTATTATCCCGTACAGTCTCAACGAGTAGATTATGAGGGGGAACTTGCTTTAATTATTGGGGAAACGACAAAAGATTGCTCACCCCAAGACGCTCGCTACAAAATTTGGGGCTATACTATCGCTAATGATGTTACAGCCCGTGATTTACAGCAAAAAGATAGTCAGTGGACAAGAGCAAAAGGATTTGATAGTTTTTGTCCTTTGGGGCCTTGGGTGATTCGAGAATTAAGTGCTGGAGCGAAAATTCAAACTTTTATTAACAATGAATCTGAACCAAGACAATCCGCTTTGGTTCAAGATATGGTATTTTCCCCTCAAGCTCTTGTTTCTTATATTTCTCATATTATGACTTTGCTGCCTGGGGATGTGGTTTTAACAGGGACACCTGAAGGTGTGGGGCCGCTTCAGGTAGGGGATATCGTTAGGATTGAAATTGAAGGTATTGGTAGTCTAGAAAACTCTATCATGGCAGTGGTTGAACCGTCTTAA
- a CDS encoding Tic20 family protein, whose protein sequence is MTWRGSIGITDRIFGTLVYCFAIFDTLSFGSFLLNQFPVFNFLLIPAVPIGFIYGVFGQFFGQFGSFILFMILFLAVVRNERVSHFIRYNAMQSILIGILLALLDLVMQWVLIPALGLNNILMETLFNVIFLGGLAASYFSMIQSALGRYAEIPTISEAAYSQVRW, encoded by the coding sequence ATGACGTGGCGTGGGTCTATCGGTATTACAGACCGTATTTTTGGAACATTAGTCTATTGTTTTGCCATTTTTGACACCTTGTCTTTTGGCAGTTTCTTATTAAATCAGTTTCCCGTGTTCAATTTTCTGCTCATTCCTGCGGTTCCTATTGGCTTTATTTACGGGGTTTTTGGACAGTTTTTTGGGCAGTTTGGCAGCTTTATCCTGTTTATGATTTTATTTTTGGCCGTTGTCCGTAACGAAAGAGTCAGCCATTTTATCCGTTATAATGCCATGCAATCCATTCTGATTGGAATTCTTTTAGCCCTATTAGACTTGGTAATGCAATGGGTTCTCATCCCAGCATTAGGGTTAAATAATATTCTCATGGAAACCCTATTTAATGTCATTTTCTTGGGGGGACTAGCTGCGTCCTATTTTTCCATGATTCAATCAGCATTAGGACGCTATGCGGAAATTCCTACGATTTCTGAGGCCGCCTATTCTCAGGTGCGTTGGTAG
- a CDS encoding GIY-YIG nuclease family protein: MTTHTEIPTLNSLEYLPYLDKNGLIAEDLQGKIGVYSIFDQEKNLKFVGYSRDIYSSLKQHLIRQPNYCYWLKVQTITRPSRTILEEIKNNWIAENGDLGVNNEKNQAAWTQPIDAKPGMTAEEKETYNKSDELTQTKLLKQVARRVEAEIIETLKNRGNQMEIRFNPKLKGQGLLDLK; encoded by the coding sequence ATGACAACTCACACTGAAATCCCCACCCTCAACAGCCTAGAATACTTACCCTATCTTGATAAAAATGGACTAATTGCTGAAGATTTACAGGGAAAAATTGGGGTTTATAGTATTTTTGATCAAGAAAAAAACCTAAAATTTGTTGGCTATTCCCGTGATATTTATTCTAGTTTAAAACAGCATCTAATCCGTCAACCTAATTATTGTTATTGGCTAAAAGTTCAGACTATTACTCGTCCCAGTCGCACCATTTTAGAAGAAATAAAAAATAATTGGATTGCAGAAAACGGCGATTTGGGTGTCAATAATGAGAAAAATCAAGCTGCTTGGACTCAACCTATTGATGCTAAACCTGGGATGACAGCAGAAGAAAAAGAAACCTATAATAAAAGCGATGAACTGACTCAAACTAAACTCTTAAAACAAGTTGCTAGAAGAGTTGAAGCAGAAATCATAGAAACTTTAAAAAATAGAGGTAATCAAATGGAAATACGCTTTAATCCAAAACTGAAAGGACAAGGATTATTAGATTTAAAGTGA
- a CDS encoding alkene reductase codes for MDTTTSPTLLSSFKLGDLTLKNRVIMAPLTRARAGVERMPNALMTQYYTQRASAGLIITEATVISQQGCGWVQSPGIYSEEQTEAWKQITKALHQTETPVFLQLWHCGRASHSSFQENNQLPVSASAIKLNGEYIHTPIGKQAYETPRALEIEEIPRIIEDYRLGAERAKKAGFDGIEIHGANGYLIDQFLQSKTNQRTDKYGGRIENRYRFLQEIVEAILTVFSPEKVAVRLSPNGNFNDMGSPEYRELFIYVAQQLNRYGLGYLHIVDGLEFGFHQLGEPMTLREFREVFDGPLMGNCGYSQDSAEATIKADNADLIAFGRPYISNPDLVERFANNWPLNPPAEMKDWYSFGAEGYIDFPTYPETHKS; via the coding sequence ATGGATACCACAACCTCACCCACCCTATTAAGTTCCTTTAAATTAGGGGATTTGACCCTAAAAAACCGTGTAATTATGGCTCCTTTAACCCGTGCTAGAGCAGGAGTAGAAAGGATGCCTAATGCCCTGATGACTCAATATTATACCCAAAGAGCCTCTGCCGGATTAATTATTACGGAAGCAACTGTTATTTCTCAACAAGGTTGTGGGTGGGTACAAAGTCCAGGGATTTATTCAGAAGAACAAACTGAAGCTTGGAAACAGATAACTAAGGCACTTCATCAAACAGAAACTCCTGTTTTTTTACAACTTTGGCACTGTGGAAGAGCTTCTCATAGCAGTTTCCAAGAAAACAATCAATTACCTGTTTCTGCCTCTGCAATTAAACTGAATGGTGAATATATTCATACACCTATTGGTAAACAAGCTTATGAAACCCCTCGCGCTTTAGAAATAGAAGAAATTCCCCGCATTATTGAAGACTATCGCTTAGGTGCTGAAAGGGCTAAAAAAGCGGGTTTTGATGGCATTGAAATTCATGGAGCTAATGGTTATTTAATCGACCAATTTTTACAATCAAAAACTAATCAACGTACTGATAAATATGGAGGAAGGATAGAAAATCGTTATCGCTTTTTACAAGAAATTGTTGAAGCAATTTTGACAGTATTTTCTCCCGAAAAAGTTGCTGTAAGATTGTCTCCTAATGGTAATTTTAATGATATGGGTTCCCCTGAATATCGGGAATTATTTATCTATGTTGCTCAACAATTAAATCGTTATGGATTGGGTTATCTTCATATTGTTGATGGCTTAGAATTTGGCTTTCATCAATTAGGAGAACCCATGACATTAAGGGAGTTTCGAGAAGTATTTGATGGCCCATTAATGGGAAATTGTGGTTATAGTCAAGATAGTGCTGAGGCAACAATTAAAGCAGACAATGCTGATTTAATTGCCTTTGGAAGACCTTATATTAGTAACCCTGATTTAGTGGAAAGATTTGCGAATAATTGGCCATTAAATCCTCCTGCTGAGATGAAAGACTGGTATTCTTTTGGTGCAGAAGGTTATATTGATTTTCCCACTTATCCAGAAACCCACAAAAGTTAA
- a CDS encoding RuBisCO accumulation factor 1, whose translation MNDQPQETSNQISEEEANQLLRSLLHKEGTWVDWGKTCHQLQQAGYNSQTLFEQTGFQASQQNLIIVAAQVYESLVTSKVSEDLLTYYRGPKSDVLYELRILNQEQRAIVAQLAKDKGLDYLDTKEVAKTFQTFSRLPQLPPNFTLHPGDAIAYQCWKQGKQKKDLQDRTRLIAKGLKFAHSMTAREAIEKLLTDFTAIPQRSAPLMPLYRLEEQQEMSCIVPLVGTLPLSKNDVEGVRPLDKVGPFNSVSYSGEGSIVPLPGWQAVLKSVNPVAIFTSSDRLPQSIPGKPEEVLVLIDLAITDWDDNSYFLVEDEGELTFQWFPEQPSIPLLGQLIIVLRPKKIFDENNLLEAWQMDD comes from the coding sequence ATGAACGATCAGCCCCAAGAGACATCTAACCAAATTTCCGAAGAAGAAGCTAATCAACTGTTGCGATCGCTCCTCCATAAAGAGGGAACCTGGGTAGACTGGGGGAAAACCTGTCATCAGCTACAACAAGCAGGATATAACAGTCAAACCCTCTTTGAACAAACGGGGTTTCAAGCAAGTCAGCAAAACTTAATTATTGTCGCGGCCCAAGTTTACGAAAGTTTGGTCACATCGAAAGTATCGGAAGACCTGCTAACTTATTATCGAGGCCCTAAAAGTGATGTTCTCTACGAATTACGCATTCTCAACCAAGAACAGCGAGCTATCGTGGCCCAATTAGCAAAAGATAAGGGTTTGGATTATCTTGATACGAAAGAGGTGGCCAAAACCTTTCAAACCTTTTCCCGTCTGCCTCAACTTCCCCCTAATTTTACTCTTCATCCTGGGGACGCGATCGCCTATCAATGTTGGAAACAAGGGAAACAAAAAAAGGATCTCCAAGATCGTACCCGTTTGATCGCCAAAGGGTTAAAATTTGCCCATTCAATGACAGCCAGGGAAGCGATTGAAAAATTGCTTACGGACTTCACTGCAATTCCTCAGCGTAGCGCACCATTAATGCCCCTCTACCGCTTGGAAGAGCAACAAGAGATGTCTTGCATCGTTCCCCTGGTGGGAACCCTTCCCTTGAGCAAAAATGATGTGGAAGGGGTGAGGCCATTGGACAAGGTGGGGCCTTTTAATTCTGTGTCCTATTCTGGGGAAGGATCAATCGTTCCCCTTCCAGGGTGGCAGGCAGTCTTAAAATCGGTTAATCCTGTCGCTATTTTTACCTCAAGCGATCGCTTACCTCAGTCTATTCCAGGGAAACCAGAGGAGGTTTTAGTATTAATTGATCTGGCCATAACTGATTGGGATGATAACAGTTATTTTTTGGTGGAAGATGAGGGAGAATTGACCTTTCAATGGTTTCCTGAACAACCATCCATTCCTTTATTGGGTCAACTGATTATTGTGTTACGTCCCAAGAAGATTTTTGATGAAAATAATCTTTTAGAAGCTTGGCAAATGGATGATTAA
- a CDS encoding TRAP transporter large permease subunit: MTLAYEWLGPFMFLGALILLSFGYPVAFSLGGVSILFAIIGVVLGVFDPVFLSALPSRIFGIMGNYTLLAIPYFIFLGSMLEKTGIAERLLLTMGILFGKLRGGLALAVVFVGALLAATTGVVAATVVAMGLISLPIMLRYGYNKELAAGVIMASGTLGQLIPPSVVLVVLADQLGIPVGDLFIGAIIPGLMMAGVFALHVIIVAFLRPDVAPALPPEERNIGKKALMKQVLQAMFPPLLLVLLVLGSIFFGIATPTEAGAVGALGTMILAAFNKQLSWASVKQVCDATLRITTMVIFILFGSTAFSLVFRGLNGDHFMLDVLTNLPGGKYGFLAVSMLTIFFLGFFIDFFEIAFIVIPIFRPVAETLGIDLLWYAVIIGTNLQTSFLTPPFGFALFYLRGVAPPELKTEDIYRGAIPFILLQVLVLALIIIFPPLVSFLPSLSTAGQ; this comes from the coding sequence ATGACCCTAGCTTATGAATGGTTAGGCCCTTTTATGTTTTTGGGGGCTTTAATTTTACTTTCCTTTGGTTATCCTGTTGCCTTTTCTTTGGGTGGTGTATCCATTCTTTTTGCCATAATAGGTGTGGTTTTAGGAGTATTTGATCCCGTTTTTTTAAGTGCCTTACCCAGTCGAATTTTTGGCATTATGGGAAACTATACCCTCTTAGCAATTCCCTATTTTATCTTTTTGGGTTCAATGCTAGAAAAAACAGGCATTGCAGAAAGATTATTATTAACCATGGGAATTCTATTTGGTAAACTCAGGGGTGGACTTGCTTTAGCAGTTGTATTTGTGGGGGCATTACTAGCAGCAACTACCGGAGTTGTAGCGGCAACAGTTGTGGCTATGGGGTTAATTTCGCTGCCTATTATGTTACGTTATGGCTATAACAAAGAATTAGCTGCGGGGGTCATCATGGCATCAGGAACCCTCGGACAATTAATTCCTCCTAGTGTTGTTTTAGTCGTATTAGCAGATCAATTGGGTATTCCCGTTGGCGATTTATTTATCGGTGCAATTATTCCAGGATTAATGATGGCTGGAGTGTTTGCCCTTCATGTTATTATTGTGGCATTTTTACGGCCAGATGTGGCTCCTGCTTTGCCCCCAGAGGAGAGAAATATCGGCAAAAAAGCCTTAATGAAACAAGTCTTACAAGCGATGTTTCCTCCCTTATTATTAGTTTTATTAGTGTTAGGAAGTATTTTTTTTGGCATTGCAACTCCGACAGAAGCAGGAGCCGTCGGGGCTTTAGGAACGATGATTTTAGCCGCATTTAATAAACAGTTAAGTTGGGCATCAGTTAAACAAGTTTGTGATGCAACCCTACGAATTACCACTATGGTCATTTTTATTTTATTTGGTTCCACGGCCTTTAGTTTGGTATTTCGAGGATTAAATGGAGATCACTTTATGTTGGATGTTTTAACCAACCTTCCTGGGGGAAAATATGGGTTTTTAGCAGTTAGTATGTTAACCATTTTCTTTTTGGGTTTCTTTATTGATTTCTTTGAAATTGCTTTTATTGTTATTCCAATTTTTAGGCCCGTTGCTGAAACATTAGGAATAGATTTACTGTGGTATGCAGTAATCATTGGGACCAATTTACAAACATCCTTTCTAACCCCGCCCTTTGGATTTGCACTCTTTTATTTAAGAGGTGTTGCCCCACCAGAATTAAAAACTGAAGATATTTATCGCGGGGCAATTCCTTTTATTTTGTTGCAAGTTTTAGTGCTGGCGTTAATCATTATTTTCCCTCCTTTAGTCAGTTTCTTGCCTTCTTTAAGTACCGCAGGACAATAA